In Streptomyces nojiriensis, one genomic interval encodes:
- a CDS encoding DUF3618 domain-containing protein — MTNEPRTAIGTPTPDELREQVERTRDGLGQTIEALADKADITAQAREKAAAVKEQAAATAGVVADRIRTKTLHVAQLVKDTTPEPVLDKAGRAASVARANRKPLLVAGGAALIVLLLVRRGRRSR; from the coding sequence ATGACGAACGAACCCCGAACCGCTATCGGCACACCCACCCCCGACGAACTGCGCGAGCAGGTCGAGCGCACCCGCGACGGACTCGGTCAGACCATCGAGGCGCTGGCGGACAAGGCCGATATCACGGCACAGGCACGAGAGAAGGCGGCCGCCGTGAAGGAACAGGCCGCCGCAACGGCCGGCGTGGTCGCCGACCGGATCCGTACGAAGACCCTGCATGTGGCGCAGCTGGTCAAGGACACGACGCCCGAGCCGGTTCTGGACAAGGCGGGCCGGGCCGCGAGCGTGGCACGGGCCAACCGCAAGCCGCTGCTCGTGGCCGGCGGCGCCGCTCTGATCGTCCTTCTGTTGGTGCGGCGCGGCCGCCGAAGCCGATGA
- a CDS encoding maleylpyruvate isomerase N-terminal domain-containing protein, with the protein MDERSAAFRSAVAAAPGLDAPVPSCPERTLFDLVHHLGTGQRWWAAIVAAGPAEAPPAEDAAEVPHEPATIRYHATEGRSWLLAPDGTGAWPAPLTDDAAPASASATGTAEQLIAWEPEE; encoded by the coding sequence ATCGACGAGCGGTCGGCCGCGTTCCGGAGTGCGGTTGCCGCCGCGCCCGGCCTTGACGCGCCGGTGCCGTCCTGCCCCGAGCGGACGTTGTTCGATCTGGTGCACCACCTGGGTACGGGCCAGCGCTGGTGGGCCGCGATCGTCGCCGCGGGCCCCGCCGAGGCTCCGCCGGCCGAGGACGCCGCGGAGGTGCCGCACGAGCCCGCCACCATCCGCTACCACGCCACCGAGGGCCGCTCCTGGCTCCTCGCGCCGGACGGCACCGGCGCCTGGCCCGCACCCCTCACGGACGACGCCGCGCCCGCCTCCGCTTCGGCCACGGGCACGGCCGAGCAGCTGATCGCCTGGGAGCCCGAGGAGTAG
- a CDS encoding inositol monophosphatase family protein: protein MRQYVTGLAGAVREAVLTARHRAGSRLIRGHSPGGDAQFGLDEVAEAAVWKYVVGHDLPVAVYSEDRGLQYHGTDPAHLLVVDPIDGTRPAVAGLESATVSVAVARMSQRPRIADVEQALLMELRTGAYLYGDLATPGITAHGYDRPVPALTRTTDPARMFWSLEFNGHPARLMTEAYGHLIDRSANTGGVFVFNSATWSVSRLLTGQLDAYVDIGNRLLRDDPALLPEFERVGNGRVLHLFPYDIAAAVFLAERAGAVITDGYGQPLGDTVLTDLSIDNQRSCVAASTPELHRALLSAVRWKE, encoded by the coding sequence GTGCGACAGTACGTGACCGGCCTCGCCGGTGCCGTCCGCGAGGCCGTTCTGACCGCCCGGCACCGGGCCGGCAGCCGCCTGATCCGAGGCCATTCGCCGGGCGGGGACGCCCAGTTCGGCCTCGACGAGGTCGCGGAGGCCGCCGTCTGGAAGTACGTCGTCGGTCACGACCTGCCCGTCGCCGTCTACTCCGAGGACCGCGGCCTGCAGTACCACGGCACGGACCCGGCCCACCTGCTGGTCGTCGACCCCATCGACGGCACCCGGCCTGCCGTCGCCGGCCTGGAGTCGGCCACCGTCTCGGTCGCCGTCGCCCGTATGTCGCAGCGCCCGCGCATCGCCGACGTCGAGCAAGCGCTGCTGATGGAACTGCGCACGGGTGCCTACCTCTACGGGGACCTGGCGACGCCCGGCATCACTGCGCACGGCTACGACCGCCCCGTACCGGCGTTGACCCGCACCACCGACCCCGCGCGGATGTTCTGGTCGCTGGAGTTCAACGGCCACCCGGCCCGCCTGATGACCGAGGCCTACGGCCACCTCATCGACCGCTCGGCCAACACCGGCGGGGTCTTCGTCTTCAACAGCGCCACCTGGTCCGTCTCCCGGCTGCTCACGGGCCAGCTCGACGCGTACGTGGACATCGGCAACCGGTTGCTGCGTGACGACCCGGCGCTGCTGCCCGAGTTCGAACGCGTCGGCAACGGCCGGGTCCTGCACCTGTTCCCGTACGACATCGCGGCGGCCGTCTTCCTCGCCGAGCGCGCCGGGGCAGTCATCACCGACGGCTACGGACAGCCGCTCGGCGACACCGTCCTGACCGACCTGAGCATCGACAACCAGCGGTCCTGCGTGGCCGCATCCACCCCCGAGCTGCATCGGGCCCTGCTGTCGGCCGTCCGATGGAAGGAGTGA
- a CDS encoding ROK family protein, with protein MSAPRLGSIESGGTKFVCLVGSAPDRIEAEIRFPTGEPGPTLARAIAFFQETAAATGPVDAIGIASFGPLELRPDHAKFGHLAATPKPGWSGVDVAGPVAAALGVPVGIDTDVNGAALGEGRWGAARGLDTYVYLTVGTGIGGGAVIGGKVVSGLVHTEMGHLAVPRIADDAFPGSCPFHGDCWEGLAGGEAMEARWGTPAEELTGETLREALRLEVAYLAAGLRNIVYTTAPQRIVIGGGVAELPGLFPLLRAELAAALAGYPGLPEHATEEFVVPARLGRLAGPAGGLVLAAGAAAAARQRPWSGPGPSGGTEA; from the coding sequence GTGAGCGCGCCCCGGCTCGGGTCGATCGAGTCCGGAGGGACCAAGTTCGTCTGCCTGGTCGGCTCGGCGCCCGACCGGATCGAGGCCGAGATCCGGTTCCCGACCGGCGAACCGGGCCCCACCCTGGCCCGGGCCATCGCCTTCTTCCAGGAGACGGCCGCCGCGACCGGACCGGTGGACGCGATCGGCATCGCCTCCTTCGGGCCCCTCGAACTACGCCCGGACCACGCCAAGTTCGGCCATCTCGCCGCCACCCCGAAACCCGGCTGGTCCGGGGTGGACGTCGCCGGCCCTGTCGCCGCCGCGCTCGGCGTGCCGGTGGGCATCGACACCGACGTCAACGGCGCGGCCCTCGGCGAGGGCCGCTGGGGCGCGGCGCGCGGCCTGGACACCTACGTCTACCTCACCGTCGGCACCGGCATCGGCGGCGGCGCGGTGATCGGCGGCAAGGTGGTCAGCGGCCTGGTCCACACCGAGATGGGCCACCTCGCGGTGCCCCGGATCGCGGACGACGCCTTCCCCGGCTCCTGCCCCTTCCACGGCGACTGCTGGGAGGGGCTGGCGGGCGGCGAGGCGATGGAAGCCCGCTGGGGGACCCCGGCCGAAGAACTGACCGGCGAAACCCTGCGCGAGGCGCTGCGGCTGGAAGTGGCCTACCTCGCCGCGGGGCTGCGCAACATCGTCTACACGACCGCGCCCCAGCGGATCGTGATCGGAGGCGGCGTCGCGGAACTCCCCGGGCTGTTCCCCCTGCTCCGCGCCGAACTGGCCGCGGCGCTGGCGGGATACCCCGGGCTGCCCGAGCACGCGACCGAGGAATTCGTGGTCCCGGCCCGGCTCGGCCGCCTCGCCGGACCGGCGGGCGGACTGGTCCTGGCCGCCGGGGCGGCCGCCGCCGCGCGGCAGCGGCCGTGGTCCGGCCCTGGGCCATCGGGGGGAACCGAGGCATGA
- a CDS encoding intradiol ring-cleavage dioxygenase has protein sequence MENGSPGNDLKTLTPTVRCNGTPPTPALREGPYYKPDTPCRTSFRGDVAGGVPMLLHGAVRTPEGKPIGGTLLDFWQVGDTGVYDDDGFRLRGHQFADAEGRWRLETVLPAVYPGRTRHVHVKVQPPGGTVLTTMLYFPGERRNHLDKYFRPECLMDVRETSEGWDAAFTFVLDV, from the coding sequence GTGGAGAACGGAAGTCCGGGAAATGACCTGAAGACGCTCACGCCGACCGTTCGCTGCAACGGGACGCCGCCCACACCCGCCCTGCGCGAAGGGCCGTACTACAAGCCCGACACCCCCTGCAGGACCAGCTTCCGGGGCGATGTGGCAGGAGGCGTTCCGATGCTGCTGCACGGCGCCGTGCGCACCCCCGAGGGCAAGCCGATCGGCGGCACCCTGCTCGACTTCTGGCAGGTCGGGGACACCGGGGTCTACGACGACGACGGTTTTCGGCTGCGTGGCCACCAGTTCGCCGACGCCGAGGGACGGTGGCGGCTGGAGACGGTGCTGCCTGCCGTGTACCCGGGGCGGACGCGGCACGTGCACGTGAAGGTGCAGCCGCCCGGCGGAACCGTACTGACCACGATGCTGTATTTCCCCGGAGAACGCCGAAACCATCTTGACAAATATTTCCGGCCAGAATGCCTGATGGATGTGCGGGAGACGTCCGAGGGGTGGGACGCCGCATTCACCTTCGTTCTGGACGTGTGA
- a CDS encoding diiron oxygenase → MRPRNTPPAGSAGTATADDTEFRALLDRLSDKATADYYNPFTTFDWPPTIPADGLWMSPELLSVHGTELMDELGPDRIQALCRWESINFYSLNVHGIRELLIEVTRRIHTPGFELPSEFFHHFIGEENDHMWFFATFCLKYADKIYPDKSVRLPEAPRDPDIENFLVFARILIFEQIVDHYNVQLAADRRLHATIRHINRLHHQDESRHIAFGRRLVQLLWERLLDSGLDEATRLELRSYLGRYITTSMESFYNPAVYRDAGLANGFALRRRLLAHPARQAAHAKALHKTTDFLHRIGVFDARH, encoded by the coding sequence ATGCGCCCCCGGAACACCCCGCCCGCCGGATCGGCCGGCACCGCCACCGCCGACGACACCGAGTTCAGGGCCCTGCTCGACCGGCTCTCCGACAAGGCCACCGCGGACTACTACAACCCGTTCACCACATTCGACTGGCCGCCCACGATCCCCGCCGACGGGCTCTGGATGTCCCCCGAACTGCTCTCCGTCCACGGAACCGAGCTGATGGACGAACTGGGCCCCGACCGGATCCAGGCCCTGTGCCGGTGGGAGAGCATCAACTTCTACAGCCTCAACGTGCACGGGATCCGCGAACTGCTCATCGAGGTCACCCGGCGCATCCACACGCCCGGCTTCGAGCTCCCCTCCGAGTTCTTCCACCACTTCATCGGCGAGGAGAACGACCACATGTGGTTCTTCGCCACCTTCTGCCTCAAGTACGCCGACAAGATCTACCCCGACAAGTCGGTCAGACTGCCCGAGGCCCCGCGCGACCCGGACATCGAGAACTTCCTCGTCTTCGCCCGGATCCTGATCTTCGAGCAGATCGTCGACCACTACAACGTCCAGCTGGCCGCCGACCGCCGACTGCACGCGACCATCCGGCACATCAACCGGCTGCACCACCAGGACGAGTCCCGGCACATCGCCTTCGGCCGCCGCCTGGTGCAACTGCTGTGGGAGCGGCTCCTCGACAGCGGCCTGGACGAGGCGACCCGGCTCGAACTGCGCAGCTATCTCGGCCGCTACATCACCACCAGCATGGAGTCCTTCTACAACCCGGCCGTCTACCGGGACGCGGGCCTCGCGAACGGCTTCGCGCTGCGCCGGCGACTGCTCGCCCACCCCGCCCGGCAGGCCGCCCACGCCAAGGCCCTGCACAAGACCACCGACTTCCTCCACCGGATCGGGGTGTTCGATGCCCGTCACTGA
- a CDS encoding DUF4235 domain-containing protein: MKASEVAYKPVGLALGAVSGMIAGAAFKQVWKIVEGEGDAPSATDEDRSWTQILIAAAIQGAIFAVVKAAVDRSGAVATRRVTGTWPG, encoded by the coding sequence ATGAAAGCGTCCGAGGTCGCGTACAAGCCGGTGGGCCTTGCCCTGGGTGCGGTCAGCGGCATGATCGCGGGGGCGGCGTTCAAGCAGGTCTGGAAGATCGTCGAAGGGGAAGGCGATGCTCCCAGCGCCACGGACGAAGACCGCTCCTGGACGCAGATCCTGATCGCCGCCGCCATCCAGGGCGCGATCTTCGCCGTGGTCAAGGCCGCTGTCGACCGCTCGGGTGCCGTGGCCACACGTCGCGTGACGGGCACCTGGCCGGGCTGA
- a CDS encoding aspartate aminotransferase family protein: protein MADLMRAQCDTQSDAGSDTRIGARSDVRGDALSYAQNHLYYPVSAYEMDHGEGVHLYDTDGNEYLDCASGTFNLSLGYGHPEVVKAMRDQAERLVHTTSTFQTAPVNELVRRLVEVTPPNLTKVHLKVSGGSTANEGAVKMAQLATGRRDVVTLFRSHHGQTMMTTTMSGESFRKAPFPHLMPGVLQVPDPYCLRCFYRQAGPDSCGMLCVERINDFLDHAGSGSVACVVVEPVSGSGGNIVPPDGYLPALRALCDERGIALVFDEIQTGIGRVGRMFAAEHYGVRPDILTTAKGLGGSGAQIAAIVADERMSGLSADHHSFTYGGNVLAAAAAATTLEVIGRPGFLENVREVGAHIMERLRALAALHPAVVDVRGLGLMIGIEIGDDRGRPHSERAQALAQRGMDHGLILRTSRYGRGNVIKIRPPLILTRAEADLLCDRLEALFAAEAAA from the coding sequence ATGGCTGATCTCATGCGCGCCCAATGCGATACGCAGAGCGATGCCGGGAGTGATACGCGAATCGGTGCCCGGAGCGACGTCCGCGGCGATGCCCTGAGCTACGCGCAGAACCACCTGTACTACCCGGTCAGCGCGTACGAGATGGACCACGGCGAAGGCGTCCACCTGTACGACACCGACGGCAACGAGTACCTGGACTGCGCGTCCGGCACCTTCAACCTGAGCCTCGGCTACGGACACCCCGAAGTGGTCAAGGCCATGCGCGACCAGGCCGAACGGCTGGTGCACACCACCTCGACCTTCCAGACCGCCCCCGTCAACGAGCTGGTCCGGCGGCTGGTCGAGGTCACGCCGCCGAACCTGACCAAGGTGCACCTCAAGGTGTCGGGCGGCTCCACCGCCAACGAGGGCGCGGTCAAGATGGCGCAGCTCGCCACCGGCCGCCGCGACGTCGTCACCTTGTTCCGCAGCCACCACGGCCAGACCATGATGACGACGACCATGTCGGGCGAGTCCTTCCGCAAGGCCCCGTTCCCACATCTGATGCCCGGCGTGCTCCAGGTCCCCGACCCCTACTGCCTGCGTTGCTTCTACCGCCAGGCGGGCCCCGACAGCTGCGGCATGCTCTGCGTCGAGCGCATCAACGACTTCCTCGACCATGCCGGTTCCGGCAGCGTCGCCTGCGTGGTCGTCGAACCGGTCTCCGGCAGCGGCGGCAACATCGTGCCCCCCGACGGCTACCTGCCCGCGCTGCGCGCCTTGTGCGACGAACGGGGCATCGCACTCGTCTTCGACGAGATCCAGACCGGCATCGGCCGGGTCGGCCGGATGTTCGCCGCAGAGCACTACGGGGTCCGCCCCGACATCCTGACCACCGCCAAGGGCCTCGGCGGCTCCGGCGCCCAGATCGCGGCCATCGTCGCCGACGAGCGGATGTCCGGGCTCAGCGCCGACCACCACTCCTTCACCTACGGCGGCAACGTCCTCGCCGCTGCCGCCGCGGCCACCACCCTCGAGGTGATAGGCCGCCCCGGCTTCCTGGAGAACGTCCGGGAGGTCGGCGCCCACATCATGGAACGGCTGCGCGCACTGGCCGCCCTGCACCCCGCCGTCGTGGACGTGCGAGGCCTCGGCCTGATGATCGGGATCGAGATCGGCGACGACCGGGGCCGCCCACACAGCGAACGGGCCCAAGCCCTCGCCCAACGCGGGATGGACCACGGCCTGATCCTTCGCACCTCCCGCTACGGCCGGGGCAACGTGATCAAGATCCGCCCGCCGCTGATCCTCACCCGCGCCGAGGCCGATCTGCTCTGCGACAGGCTCGAAGCCCTCTTCGCCGCCGAGGCCGCCGCATGA
- a CDS encoding acyl carrier protein — protein sequence MDDVTKPVVDWLRERNPTVEEIPEDLDLIENRLIDSLGFMEFILLLEDLIGRELQLDQIDVNQFRTLRSLTDHFLKG from the coding sequence ATGGATGACGTGACCAAGCCGGTCGTGGACTGGCTGCGCGAACGCAACCCCACCGTCGAGGAGATCCCGGAGGACCTCGACCTGATCGAGAACCGGCTGATCGACTCGCTCGGCTTCATGGAGTTCATCCTGCTGCTGGAGGACCTGATCGGCCGGGAGCTGCAGCTCGACCAGATCGACGTGAACCAGTTCCGCACCCTTCGGTCCCTCACGGACCACTTCCTGAAGGGGTGA
- a CDS encoding phosphotransferase: protein MTRPDPVGLLDPATRAWLTRHALPGARLHEVNPLPGGFTNDMALLTAQPADAPGAERYVLRRYRPSGSRVPRNTCAVEVAVLDRAAASTVPVTTVVAADPHGRATGRPTLLYRFVDGTPLSRVLADGPVSGEARALGRAVGAVLARIGRVRLPRPGAFGDSSLVPAPDATAPLGDLPGFVDRCLAASAADGPLSGADAAALRDLARRGPRALAAVAGERSLVHCDFNPKNVLVQRRGGQWAVAAVLDWELAFSGSPLFDVGNMLRFAHEYPPAFTAGFVEGFRDGNGRLPVDWLRLSRTLDLFALADILTAPPDPAYFARARAALCRSAADRH, encoded by the coding sequence GTGACGCGCCCCGATCCGGTGGGCCTCCTCGACCCCGCCACCCGCGCCTGGCTGACCCGGCACGCCCTGCCCGGCGCCCGGCTGCACGAGGTGAACCCGCTGCCCGGCGGGTTCACCAACGACATGGCCCTGCTCACGGCCCAGCCCGCCGACGCACCGGGAGCGGAGCGCTACGTGCTGCGCCGCTACCGGCCCAGCGGCAGTCGGGTCCCACGCAACACCTGTGCGGTGGAGGTCGCCGTCCTCGACCGGGCGGCGGCCAGTACCGTCCCGGTGACCACGGTGGTCGCGGCCGATCCGCACGGCCGGGCCACCGGTCGCCCGACCCTGCTCTACCGGTTCGTGGACGGGACCCCGCTCAGCCGGGTGCTCGCGGACGGCCCGGTGAGCGGCGAAGCGAGGGCCCTGGGCCGGGCCGTCGGCGCAGTGCTGGCGCGGATCGGCCGGGTCAGGCTGCCCCGCCCCGGCGCCTTCGGAGACTCTTCGCTGGTCCCGGCCCCGGACGCCACGGCCCCTCTGGGCGACCTGCCCGGTTTCGTCGACCGCTGTCTGGCGGCCTCGGCTGCGGACGGGCCGCTGAGCGGGGCGGATGCGGCCGCACTGCGTGACCTGGCCCGCCGGGGGCCCCGGGCACTCGCCGCCGTGGCGGGTGAACGCAGCCTGGTGCACTGCGACTTCAACCCGAAGAACGTCCTGGTCCAACGGCGCGGCGGGCAGTGGGCGGTGGCCGCCGTGCTCGACTGGGAACTCGCCTTCAGCGGCTCCCCGCTCTTCGACGTCGGGAACATGCTGCGCTTCGCCCACGAGTACCCGCCGGCCTTCACCGCGGGCTTCGTCGAGGGCTTCCGGGACGGGAACGGCCGGCTGCCCGTGGACTGGTTGCGGCTCAGCCGGACACTGGACCTCTTCGCACTCGCCGACATCCTCACCGCACCACCCGACCCGGCCTACTTCGCCCGCGCCCGCGCCGCGCTGTGCCGGTCCGCCGCCGACCGGCACTGA
- a CDS encoding MOSC domain-containing protein produces MAQSPPPYGPGRVTSLHLAARTGEPTFRVAEARAVTGRGLAGDRNYWAGEGPRPRRRGTGRASGVCDVTLIEAEALEALAREHGITLTPAECRRNLVCREIRLNPLVDQEFRIGVVVLRGLKLSEPCARLEQLVRPGLIRGLLHRGGLRAEVVRGGTIRVGDRILPLPHDARQLAPPVTSDLP; encoded by the coding sequence ATGGCACAGTCCCCGCCGCCGTACGGACCCGGCCGGGTCACCTCCCTGCACCTCGCCGCGCGCACCGGGGAGCCCACCTTCCGCGTTGCAGAGGCCCGCGCAGTGACCGGCCGCGGGCTGGCGGGAGACCGCAACTACTGGGCGGGCGAGGGCCCCAGGCCCCGGCGCCGGGGCACCGGCCGGGCGTCCGGGGTCTGCGACGTCACCCTCATCGAGGCCGAGGCGCTCGAGGCCCTGGCCCGCGAACACGGCATCACGCTCACCCCCGCCGAATGCCGACGCAACCTCGTCTGCCGCGAGATCCGGCTCAACCCTCTGGTGGACCAGGAGTTCCGGATCGGCGTGGTGGTCCTGCGCGGACTCAAACTCAGCGAACCCTGCGCCCGTCTCGAACAGCTGGTCCGCCCCGGCCTGATCCGCGGCCTGCTGCACCGCGGCGGCCTGCGGGCCGAAGTGGTCCGCGGCGGGACGATCCGAGTGGGCGACCGGATCCTCCCGCTGCCGCACGACGCGCGGCAGCTCGCGCCCCCCGTTACGTCCGACCTTCCCTGA
- a CDS encoding hemerythrin domain-containing protein — protein MDGIVLLKEDHKTVEKLFKQFEKAGDNAYATKRRIADQVIEELTTHTWIEEKIFYPAAREADPETKDHVLESIEEHHVVLWMLSELKGLDASDERFDAKMTVLMENVRHHVEEEEKEWFPGVRKAMGRNRLTELGEQMEAAKKTAPPDPLAVPSA, from the coding sequence GTGGACGGGATCGTGCTGCTCAAGGAAGACCACAAGACGGTCGAGAAGCTGTTCAAGCAGTTCGAGAAGGCCGGCGACAACGCGTACGCCACGAAGCGGAGGATCGCCGACCAGGTGATCGAGGAACTCACCACGCACACCTGGATCGAGGAGAAGATCTTCTACCCCGCCGCCCGCGAGGCCGACCCCGAGACCAAGGACCACGTCCTGGAAAGCATCGAGGAGCACCACGTCGTGCTGTGGATGCTCTCCGAACTCAAGGGTCTCGACGCGAGCGACGAGCGGTTCGACGCCAAGATGACGGTCCTCATGGAAAACGTCCGCCACCACGTCGAGGAGGAGGAGAAGGAGTGGTTCCCCGGAGTCCGCAAGGCCATGGGCCGCAACCGCCTCACCGAACTCGGCGAGCAGATGGAAGCGGCGAAGAAGACCGCCCCGCCCGATCCCTTGGCCGTCCCCAGCGCATGA
- a CDS encoding DUF2231 domain-containing protein produces the protein MNAHTLDASAVTGRTSVLDTASTRWLTALDRLERTTVADPAIRVLQRGIRALPLGGLRDLLRGRPLGHPLHPVLVQVPIGCWLSSAVLDVVPATQRASTTLTAVGLAGIAPAAVAGWVDWADLPPEQARVGLAHAASNAAAVACYAMSLTSRLRGRPAKGRLWSLGGLAAVAVTGALGGHVAHRRAVGGYPAT, from the coding sequence ATGAACGCACACACCCTCGATGCCTCGGCCGTGACCGGGCGGACCTCAGTACTCGACACTGCCTCGACCCGGTGGCTGACCGCGCTGGACCGGCTCGAACGGACCACGGTCGCCGATCCGGCGATCCGGGTGCTCCAGCGGGGCATCCGCGCACTCCCCTTGGGCGGGTTGCGTGATCTGCTGCGTGGCAGGCCGCTCGGTCACCCCCTGCATCCCGTCCTGGTGCAGGTACCCATCGGGTGCTGGCTCTCGTCCGCCGTGCTGGACGTCGTACCCGCGACGCAGCGGGCGAGCACGACCCTCACCGCCGTCGGACTGGCCGGGATCGCCCCGGCAGCGGTGGCCGGCTGGGTGGACTGGGCGGACCTGCCTCCCGAACAGGCCCGGGTCGGCCTGGCCCACGCGGCCTCGAACGCGGCCGCGGTGGCCTGCTACGCCATGTCCCTGACGTCGCGGCTGCGCGGCCGCCCGGCGAAGGGCCGGCTGTGGTCCCTCGGCGGGCTGGCCGCCGTCGCCGTCACCGGCGCCCTGGGCGGGCACGTGGCCCATCGCCGGGCGGTCGGAGGGTACCCGGCAACATGA
- a CDS encoding NAD(P)H-dependent flavin oxidoreductase: MTRLSTRLGLELPLLQAGMGAVAGPALCAEVSRAGAGGTLALYKEAPARAARLVREVAAATGRPFGVNVVPEVTGPAGCLDQLRAVLPELPRGGFVTSFGLPDADAAQAVRAAGHPLVVQVGTLEDADTALGQGAAVLVLQGTEAGGHLLGRLPADVLLAAVRARHPHAVLAVAGGIATGEDLAEAVARGADGAMAGTLFVPAAESTAHPEFKRRVVEAVADDTLITSLFDIGWPNRPHRVLRNALTSASDRAPATFIATTRVDGREHPVPRYGAAAPSEATTGHIEQMAMYCGRSCTRVTALHPAAVTVARVRLEYESARRPPTDSRQPHRIQER; encoded by the coding sequence GTGACCCGGCTGTCCACCCGGCTCGGCCTCGAACTGCCCCTCCTCCAAGCCGGGATGGGCGCCGTCGCCGGCCCCGCCCTGTGCGCCGAGGTGTCCCGGGCCGGAGCGGGCGGGACCCTCGCGCTGTACAAGGAAGCACCCGCACGGGCCGCCCGGCTGGTCCGGGAAGTGGCGGCCGCCACCGGCCGCCCGTTCGGGGTGAACGTGGTCCCCGAGGTCACCGGGCCGGCCGGCTGCCTGGACCAGCTCCGGGCCGTCCTGCCCGAACTGCCCCGGGGCGGCTTCGTCACCTCGTTCGGGCTGCCCGACGCCGACGCGGCCCAGGCCGTGCGGGCAGCCGGACACCCACTGGTGGTCCAGGTCGGCACCCTCGAGGACGCCGACACGGCCCTTGGGCAGGGCGCGGCGGTCCTGGTCCTCCAGGGCACCGAAGCCGGCGGCCACCTGCTCGGCCGACTGCCCGCGGACGTCCTCCTGGCCGCCGTCCGGGCCCGCCACCCGCACGCGGTGCTGGCCGTCGCGGGCGGGATCGCCACCGGAGAGGACCTCGCGGAGGCCGTGGCGCGCGGCGCGGACGGGGCCATGGCCGGCACCCTGTTCGTCCCGGCCGCAGAATCCACCGCGCACCCGGAGTTCAAACGCCGGGTGGTCGAGGCCGTGGCCGACGACACCCTCATCACCTCCCTCTTCGACATCGGCTGGCCGAACCGCCCGCACCGCGTCCTGCGCAATGCCCTCACCAGCGCCTCGGACCGCGCCCCGGCCACCTTCATCGCCACCACCCGGGTGGACGGCCGGGAGCACCCGGTACCGCGCTACGGCGCGGCGGCTCCGAGCGAGGCCACCACCGGCCACATCGAGCAGATGGCCATGTACTGCGGTCGGTCCTGCACCCGCGTCACCGCCCTGCACCCGGCCGCCGTCACCGTTGCCCGGGTGCGCCTGGAGTACGAGAGCGCACGCCGGCCCCCGACGGACTCCCGCCAGCCGCACCGGATCCAGGAGAGGTGA